The Spirosoma radiotolerans genome has a window encoding:
- a CDS encoding O-antigen ligase family protein yields the protein MPLSAISISSNLRSNQFWLFTLLGGIYTIAVGYFVSKLGVPGAVLTIVAPIALGLVILVFMEPRWGLFLYVQLSYIIGFTRFLLVQLPVGLLIDGLLFLTLFSLFLNGQRMEWTRLRTGAFALIAIWFLYTVIELINPEAPYRPAWFFHVRPFSLHWIIVACAVLVIPLTRRDVRIFVNTWLIWSFMAALWGFKQQYIGLSPAEVVWLNSGFNARTHMLFGQLRCFSFYSDAAQFGGEMAGVTLVALIRVFEEKTLPKKIAYTALTLVYFWGYAISGTRSALFVMVGGFAFYLLLKRDVLKLVIGMVLSVPLFLLLMYTSVGSSNYQVQRMRSAMTPMNDPSFILRLQNQAKLKAYLADLPFGAGIGTSTDMGARFSPWHWASQIPPDSWYVELWIETGRVGVALYIAMLVGLAGIGVYRVWQLKDPWMIKVMYAFLAEFVGMAIMGYSNPVLGQFPTSSIVFISTMLVASCNRWDTRPALSGPVNEERLLVKPKPYGAI from the coding sequence ATGCCCCTATCTGCCATTTCTATCTCTAGCAACCTCAGGTCGAATCAGTTCTGGTTATTTACGCTCCTCGGAGGTATTTACACCATCGCTGTAGGCTATTTTGTGAGTAAGCTGGGTGTACCGGGGGCTGTACTGACTATTGTGGCACCCATCGCCTTGGGACTGGTCATTCTGGTATTCATGGAGCCGCGCTGGGGCCTGTTCCTGTATGTGCAACTAAGCTATATCATTGGGTTTACGCGATTTCTGCTGGTTCAGCTTCCCGTGGGCCTGCTCATTGACGGCTTGTTGTTTCTGACGTTGTTTAGCCTGTTTTTGAATGGTCAGCGGATGGAGTGGACCCGGTTGCGCACCGGCGCGTTTGCCCTTATTGCCATCTGGTTTTTGTACACGGTTATTGAACTGATCAACCCCGAAGCCCCGTATCGGCCAGCCTGGTTTTTTCACGTTCGCCCTTTTTCGCTACACTGGATTATCGTGGCCTGTGCGGTGCTGGTGATACCGCTTACTCGCCGGGACGTTCGGATTTTTGTCAATACCTGGCTGATCTGGTCGTTCATGGCGGCATTATGGGGATTCAAGCAACAGTACATAGGCTTGTCGCCCGCTGAAGTCGTCTGGCTGAATAGTGGCTTCAATGCCCGAACGCACATGCTCTTTGGTCAGCTCCGCTGCTTCTCGTTCTATTCGGACGCGGCTCAGTTTGGGGGCGAAATGGCCGGGGTGACGCTGGTGGCGCTCATTCGGGTTTTTGAAGAAAAAACGCTCCCCAAAAAAATAGCCTACACGGCCCTTACACTGGTTTATTTCTGGGGATATGCCATTTCAGGAACGCGCAGTGCGCTATTCGTCATGGTAGGGGGCTTTGCGTTTTACCTGCTGCTCAAGCGCGATGTCCTGAAGCTGGTAATCGGTATGGTTTTATCCGTTCCGCTGTTTTTGCTCCTGATGTATACCAGCGTGGGAAGCTCAAACTATCAGGTGCAGCGCATGCGCTCGGCAATGACACCCATGAATGATCCCTCGTTTATTCTTCGTCTCCAGAATCAGGCGAAGTTGAAAGCTTATCTGGCCGATCTGCCCTTTGGCGCAGGCATCGGCACCTCAACGGACATGGGAGCCCGGTTCTCGCCCTGGCATTGGGCGTCCCAGATTCCGCCAGATAGCTGGTACGTTGAACTTTGGATCGAAACCGGGCGGGTAGGGGTCGCCCTGTACATCGCCATGCTTGTCGGCCTTGCCGGCATAGGTGTGTACCGGGTCTGGCAACTGAAAGATCCCTGGATGATTAAGGTCATGTATGCCTTTCTGGCCGAGTTTGTCGGTATGGCCATTATGGGCTATTCCAATCCTGTGCTGGGCCAGTTTCCAACTAGTAGCATTGTATTCATCAGTACCATGCTGGTTGCTTCCTGCAATCGGTGGGATACCCGCCCTGCCCTGTCCGGTCCCGTCAATGAAGAACGCCTACTCGTAAAGCCTAAACCCTATGGAGCAATTTGA
- a CDS encoding glycosyltransferase, whose protein sequence is MEQFDSIICLTQTPWTGDFQKAVVQLMTELSARHRVLFVDYMYTAKDLAAGRKEMPIRETLRLNTPLTKISTKHGGELYVWNPPLMLPINWLPAAAHDRLLRWNTNRLGSSLRAVMRQLGMRKPLIINAYNPVIGLPLLGKLNECATIYYCFDEITAAGDWMSKHGDRYEDEFIRRVDAVVTTSEALREDKSRLQPRTFCVKNGANFELFNRTRQLAQQQPPTKPVVGYLGSADNRIDAELMAYCAEKMPDVEFQFIGEVHDPTLTERLAPFPNVQFIPPHQPAELPPLLAKFSVGIIPFVCNKHTYTIYPLKINEYLAAGLPVVSTPFSILDEFAGIIELADRPDRFVDALRRALADTEEERIRQRVDMAQANSWEQRAREFDAVIQHVPKAWKQEQLVQ, encoded by the coding sequence ATGGAGCAATTTGACAGTATTATCTGCCTGACCCAGACACCTTGGACGGGCGATTTTCAGAAGGCCGTAGTGCAGCTAATGACCGAATTATCCGCTCGTCATCGGGTGCTCTTTGTCGATTATATGTATACCGCTAAAGATCTGGCGGCTGGTCGGAAGGAGATGCCGATTCGGGAAACCCTGCGGCTCAACACCCCATTAACCAAAATTTCGACAAAGCATGGTGGCGAGCTGTATGTCTGGAATCCGCCCCTGATGCTACCAATCAACTGGCTGCCGGCGGCCGCACACGATCGTCTACTCCGTTGGAATACCAACCGGCTAGGCAGCAGCCTGCGGGCAGTCATGCGTCAGTTAGGTATGCGTAAGCCGCTGATCATCAATGCCTACAATCCCGTCATTGGTCTGCCCTTGCTGGGCAAGCTGAATGAGTGTGCTACGATCTATTATTGTTTCGATGAGATCACGGCGGCCGGTGATTGGATGAGTAAGCATGGCGACCGCTACGAAGACGAATTTATCCGGCGTGTCGATGCCGTTGTAACGACCTCCGAAGCCTTGCGAGAGGATAAGTCACGGCTGCAACCCAGGACGTTTTGCGTTAAGAACGGCGCCAATTTCGAACTGTTTAATCGCACCCGGCAATTGGCACAACAACAGCCACCGACAAAGCCCGTTGTTGGCTATCTGGGCTCGGCTGATAACCGGATTGATGCGGAATTGATGGCGTACTGTGCGGAAAAAATGCCGGATGTCGAGTTTCAGTTCATTGGTGAGGTTCATGACCCAACGTTGACCGAACGGTTGGCTCCCTTCCCGAACGTGCAATTCATTCCACCCCACCAGCCCGCCGAATTACCGCCGTTGCTGGCAAAATTCAGTGTCGGCATCATTCCGTTTGTGTGCAACAAGCATACCTATACCATTTATCCGCTTAAGATCAACGAATACCTGGCCGCCGGGTTGCCGGTTGTTTCAACGCCATTCTCGATACTGGATGAATTTGCCGGAATTATTGAGTTGGCTGACCGCCCCGATCGCTTTGTCGACGCGCTCCGGCGGGCACTGGCCGACACCGAAGAGGAGCGCATCCGGCAACGCGTCGACATGGCACAGGCGAACTCCTGGGAACAACGGGCCAGGGAATTCGATGCGGTGATTCAGCATGTACCCAAGGCCTGGAAACAGGAACAACTAGTTCAATAA
- a CDS encoding TolC family protein, with translation MNRFRQFIRQWLLGLGLWATAATAMYGQVATPAPVSAKPVITPADGLSTDSLGFDFNKDIAVQLIPFEEIFKLALAYAPSVKFEGAVANSQAAAYRLAKLQVLQNFTGYANYSTGNQAILSTGTNVTDQLGQISNGYRAGVNVAISIHDLFGRSQQIRLAQANYEATLERRRTAEILLKRDVFNLYQDLILAQRILQIRLRDDQASLASFRIAEVELQKGKITPEAHSFNSNRYAETRSTVEQAKTSFVKSIYALELFVGVPIHQLKRN, from the coding sequence ATGAATCGTTTTCGTCAATTTATTCGTCAATGGCTGCTGGGCCTGGGGCTGTGGGCTACAGCGGCAACCGCTATGTACGGACAAGTGGCAACGCCCGCACCCGTATCGGCCAAGCCAGTCATTACACCGGCCGACGGATTATCTACGGATAGTCTGGGGTTTGATTTTAATAAGGATATTGCTGTTCAGCTTATTCCGTTCGAAGAAATCTTCAAGCTGGCGCTGGCCTACGCCCCATCCGTAAAATTTGAAGGGGCCGTGGCGAACTCGCAGGCCGCTGCCTACCGCTTAGCCAAGTTGCAGGTGTTGCAGAACTTTACGGGCTATGCCAATTACTCGACGGGTAATCAGGCCATCCTGTCAACAGGAACAAACGTCACGGATCAGTTGGGGCAAATATCCAATGGGTACCGCGCCGGGGTCAACGTAGCCATCAGTATTCATGATTTGTTTGGGCGGTCACAACAGATCCGCTTGGCCCAGGCCAACTACGAAGCCACACTGGAACGCCGTCGCACGGCTGAGATTCTCTTGAAACGGGACGTATTCAACTTATACCAGGATCTGATTCTGGCCCAGCGCATTCTGCAAATCCGTCTGCGGGATGATCAAGCATCGCTGGCTTCTTTCCGGATTGCGGAGGTAGAATTACAAAAAGGAAAGATTACGCCTGAAGCGCACTCCTTTAACAGTAACCGTTACGCCGAAACCCGATCGACCGTCGAGCAGGCAAAGACCTCGTTTGTCAAAAGTATATACGCACTGGAGTTATTCGTTGGGGTGCCTATTCATCAACTGAAACGCAATTAA
- a CDS encoding glycosyltransferase family 2 protein — translation MADIERKNTTPLISLITVNYNQAVVTCDLLESTRQLTYPNFEIIVVDNGSVEDPTERIKAGNYPHVRIIVSPENLGFSGGNNLGIQQAKGDYFFLLNNDTIVTPDLLEQLIKPFFQESTIGVCCPKIRYYDEPDVIQYAGYYPLNKYTGRTWAIGLMEPDQGQYDRAEPTHFAHGAAMLVSREVLDRVGSLDDSFFLYYEELDWSMRIRKAGYQIYYQPEALIYHRESMSVGKQNPMKVYYHTRNRLWFMRRNVETLPLLVFYTYYFGLALPKALLQYTLRWQPDYLKAVSDAVIWNLKHKVTETHSEGKPSPVAKPFDAMLTN, via the coding sequence ATGGCAGACATAGAACGGAAAAATACAACACCACTCATATCCCTCATTACGGTCAACTATAACCAGGCGGTGGTAACCTGTGATCTGCTGGAATCAACCCGGCAACTTACGTACCCCAATTTTGAGATTATTGTTGTCGATAATGGGTCGGTAGAAGACCCAACCGAACGAATAAAGGCGGGTAACTACCCCCATGTCCGTATAATCGTCAGTCCGGAAAATCTAGGCTTTTCCGGCGGAAACAACCTGGGGATTCAGCAGGCAAAGGGCGACTATTTTTTTTTGCTTAATAACGATACCATTGTTACACCTGACCTCCTGGAACAGTTGATAAAACCCTTCTTCCAGGAGTCGACGATTGGCGTTTGCTGCCCTAAAATCCGGTATTACGATGAACCGGATGTTATCCAGTATGCGGGTTATTATCCGCTCAACAAGTACACGGGCCGAACGTGGGCCATTGGACTGATGGAACCTGACCAGGGACAATACGATCGGGCCGAACCCACTCATTTTGCGCATGGAGCAGCCATGCTGGTTAGCCGGGAGGTACTGGACCGGGTGGGTAGCCTGGACGACAGTTTTTTCCTCTATTATGAGGAACTGGACTGGTCGATGCGGATACGAAAGGCGGGATACCAGATCTATTATCAACCTGAAGCTCTGATCTATCACCGCGAGTCGATGAGTGTGGGTAAGCAGAATCCCATGAAGGTGTACTACCACACACGCAACCGGCTGTGGTTCATGCGCCGGAACGTGGAAACACTGCCGCTGCTGGTTTTTTACACCTACTATTTTGGACTGGCGCTGCCTAAGGCACTCCTTCAGTACACGCTTCGATGGCAACCCGATTACCTAAAAGCCGTGAGCGATGCAGTTATCTGGAATCTGAAGCATAAAGTGACCGAAACCCATTCTGAAGGAAAACCGTCACCCGTAGCCAAGCCGTTCGATGCGATGTTAACGAATTAG
- a CDS encoding GumC family protein, with the protein MTIQGLVRLLKQHLIWFILFPCLAGGTVYYFMRNETKVYKTKATLYTGLTSGYTLRSAQEGFQTDYSAVSNAFDNILTTLTSNQTLYYVGLNLLAEHLQLTKPSERELSAANFQMLQGAIPASFRQSLLRPGDLAYTRTRLDSLAKSSTDNPVRQLLIGSDTYYSADVIGKKLKANRRSGSDMLDLEYEGDDPAVVEQTLKLAISELNQRYTALKRGETNPVVGYYENKAKEAKRLLDNAEAKLKAFNVQHNVLNFEEELKTRSVTREALVAEYNQEVMRNQAAKAAMNALNQRMTQGGSLLKINTALTDKQAELTAAESQMITARTNGQPQAVLDKYQAKINQASDELKQIAQNYFAADNGSESVPKLKLVNEWLTKVLEYEESGARMGVVKKRLDDYQAESTTFTPLESEQRQLTRDMDIAEKEYLSLVQSLNQATTHRQDISIDGSLSVLDPPAFPLSAQLPKRLLFTAIAAGAGLVVALLLAAIRFWVDKRINSLEQAEQVLEKPMTAVFPLVKKFAANSRASRAAVGMFDQLGNAINIEIEHRRLSDHAPLITIFSMRSKQGKTWCAHGLARMYAESGEKVAYFYPRLTETDKSFEQDNIVFLPYEMHPNFMNVREPEELMINGDMPLMSTVNKIILELPALVGSPIPLYLVNQSAVSLMVLTVHTLWGRRDRELFGLYAKGVRHPMLIALNKVEGGDTDAPTLGDIEQGLVRTKRYTEPNLVVPGASGTPEKVLDRQPK; encoded by the coding sequence ATGACTATTCAAGGACTTGTTCGGCTCCTGAAACAGCATCTTATCTGGTTCATTCTATTTCCCTGCCTGGCTGGGGGAACGGTATATTACTTCATGCGTAATGAAACCAAAGTATACAAAACCAAGGCCACGCTGTATACCGGCCTAACGTCAGGCTATACCCTGCGGTCGGCGCAGGAGGGTTTTCAGACAGATTATTCGGCGGTCAGTAATGCTTTCGACAATATTCTGACCACGCTGACGTCTAACCAGACGCTGTATTATGTTGGCCTGAACCTGCTGGCAGAGCACCTGCAACTTACCAAGCCATCGGAACGGGAGCTTTCGGCGGCCAATTTTCAGATGCTACAAGGGGCCATTCCAGCCAGTTTTCGGCAGTCATTGCTCCGTCCCGGCGACCTGGCCTATACCCGTACGCGGCTCGATAGTCTGGCGAAAAGCTCGACAGATAATCCGGTCCGGCAGCTATTGATCGGGTCCGATACCTATTACTCCGCCGATGTCATTGGAAAAAAACTGAAGGCAAACCGAAGGAGTGGCAGTGACATGCTGGACCTGGAGTATGAAGGGGACGACCCCGCCGTGGTTGAGCAAACGTTGAAACTGGCCATCAGTGAACTTAACCAACGGTATACTGCTCTGAAACGGGGTGAGACCAATCCCGTAGTTGGTTATTACGAAAACAAAGCGAAAGAGGCCAAACGGTTGCTGGATAACGCGGAGGCTAAGCTGAAGGCATTCAATGTGCAGCATAACGTGCTGAATTTTGAAGAGGAACTGAAAACGCGCTCCGTTACCAGGGAGGCTCTGGTGGCTGAATATAACCAGGAGGTCATGAGAAACCAGGCTGCCAAAGCAGCTATGAATGCACTGAATCAGCGGATGACTCAGGGTGGTAGTTTACTCAAGATCAATACCGCGCTGACCGACAAACAGGCTGAATTAACCGCGGCTGAATCGCAGATGATTACGGCCCGGACCAATGGCCAGCCACAGGCTGTTCTGGATAAATACCAGGCTAAAATCAATCAGGCATCGGACGAGCTGAAGCAGATTGCCCAGAATTACTTTGCGGCCGATAACGGGTCGGAGTCTGTTCCAAAACTAAAACTGGTGAATGAATGGCTGACCAAAGTGCTGGAGTATGAAGAGTCTGGAGCCCGGATGGGCGTCGTCAAAAAACGATTGGACGATTACCAGGCTGAATCCACGACGTTTACCCCACTGGAATCGGAACAGCGTCAACTGACCCGCGACATGGATATTGCCGAAAAAGAATACCTGAGCCTGGTGCAGTCGCTGAATCAGGCTACTACGCATCGGCAGGACATTAGCATCGACGGGTCGTTATCGGTGCTGGACCCGCCCGCTTTTCCACTATCGGCGCAACTGCCCAAACGGCTGCTGTTCACTGCCATTGCGGCTGGTGCCGGCCTGGTGGTTGCGTTACTGCTGGCTGCCATCCGGTTCTGGGTCGATAAGCGAATCAACTCCCTGGAGCAGGCTGAACAGGTCCTGGAGAAGCCTATGACGGCGGTGTTTCCGCTGGTCAAGAAGTTTGCCGCCAATTCGCGGGCCAGCCGGGCTGCGGTCGGGATGTTCGACCAACTGGGGAACGCTATCAATATTGAGATCGAGCACCGGCGACTCTCAGACCACGCGCCCCTGATCACAATATTCAGTATGCGCTCGAAGCAGGGGAAAACCTGGTGTGCACACGGGCTGGCCCGAATGTATGCGGAGTCGGGCGAGAAGGTGGCTTATTTCTACCCACGGCTGACCGAAACGGACAAGTCATTTGAACAGGATAATATCGTTTTTCTGCCTTACGAGATGCATCCTAATTTTATGAATGTGCGGGAGCCGGAAGAGTTGATGATCAATGGTGACATGCCGCTGATGAGTACGGTGAACAAGATCATTCTTGAATTGCCCGCGCTCGTTGGAAGCCCCATACCGCTGTACCTGGTCAACCAGAGTGCCGTGTCGCTCATGGTGCTGACGGTGCACACACTCTGGGGACGTCGGGATCGGGAATTGTTTGGGCTCTACGCCAAAGGGGTTCGACACCCGATGCTCATCGCGCTCAATAAAGTGGAGGGTGGCGATACGGATGCGCCAACGCTGGGCGATATCGAACAGGGGCTGGTGCGCACCAAGCGCTATACCGAGCCTAATCTGGTGGTACCTGGTGCCTCCGGCACCCCAGAAAAAGTACTTGACCGGCAACCCAAATGA